The genome window GGCCTTAATCGCGTTTTCTATAACCTGCACAAGGTAATCAATATTGGGAAAATATTGCACGACAGAGTTGAGAATTACAGCATCAAAAGCTTCTGCTTCTATTCCTTCAAAATCAGTACCCATTTTTTGAAGCAGGGTTACGTGAGGTAATTCTAGATTTGCCAATTGGTGCTGGATGTAGTTGAGTGAAGCAGGGGAAAAGTCCGTTCCCCAATATTTAGTACATTGAGGGGCAATCCTGAATAGAATTAGACCTGTTCCGCAACCAATTTCTAGCACTCGACTGGGTTGCAAAGCTAGAATTTGCGCGACTTGGTTATTTAGCCACTCGCGCATCTGTTCTGCTGGAATCGGTTGATTGGTGTAACTGCTATTCCAACCGACAATATTAAATGTCGGATCTGAATCGCCAGCAGGTTGATTATAAGTTTCGTCGTATAGCATTTGCCACTGCAATACCTGCTCATTCGGCAATTGCGTCTGTTCTTTTTCGCTGTTGTATTCCGCATTGAGCGCTACATAAGCTACTAGAAGATTCTCGCCTGTATCTTGACGATTTATGACGGTCGTTTGCAGTACTGCTGGATGCTGATTCAGAATAACTTCAATTTCTCCCAATTCGATGCGGTAGCCGCGAATTTTTACCTGATCGTCGGTGCGACCTAAAAATTCGATGTTGCCATCTTTTCGATAACGAACTAAATCGCCTGTTTTATAAAGGCGTGTCCCTGGCAGAAACCCGGTTTCTTCTAGAAACCTGGTTTCTGTTAATTCGGGACGGTTTAGATAGCCTCGCGCCAGTCCATCACCAGCAATGTACAATTCGCCAGGAATTCCAATCGGTAAAGGTTGTAAATTTCCATCCAGCACATAAACTTGGGTGTTGGCAATGGGACGACCGATCGCAGGTGCTACATCGGCTTGCTTAGTGACAGGAACTACACCGGAAGTTGTAACAACAGTATTTTCTGTTGGCCCGTAATTATTTACTACTTCAAAAGGATGGGAAGGCGAAGGATACTGATTTAGTTTGTCTCCACCTGTAAGTAATATTCGCAAAGCTGCGTTATTCGGCCAATCTAATGATAAAACTTTCTCTGCTAAAGGTGTTGGTAAAAAAGTAATTGTTATCGCTTTTGATACTAGCCAATCTCGCAGTTGAGAGGGCGATCGCCTAATTTCATCATCTGCAAAATGAATGCTAGCTCCAGCACTTAGATAAGGCCATATTTCCCACGCGCAAGCATCAAAGGCAACTCCGGCTATCTGCGTTGTGCGATCGCGTGGTGAAACTGCAAAGGCTTTTTGATGCCAAAAGACGAGATTCAACAAGCTGCGATGTTCAATTTGGACTCCTTTAGGCTTTCCAGTTGAGCCTGAAGTATATATGACATAAGCCAGGTTATTTGCTGTTACCTTACTCCGAGGATTATTTTCACTTTCTTGAGTAATAGTTTCCCAATCTTTATCCAGGCAGATTATCGATGAATTTTGCTTTCCTAGACGCTCAATCCACCGCTTATGAGTCAATAAAACTGGCACCTGAGCATCTTCAATCATCAAATTCAAACGTTCAGGAGGATAGCTTGGGTCTAAAGGTAAATAAGCTCCACCCGCTTTCAGGATACCCAACATTCCGATTACCATATCGAGCGATAGCTCGGCTCGATCTACACAAAGCCCTACCAAAACTTCTGCACCAACACCCAGTTTTTGTAGATAATGTGCAAGTTTGTTGCTGCGTATATTTAGTTCTCGATAAGTGAGCGTTTTATCTCCAAATACCAGCGCTAAGGCATCAGGGTTCTGCTCTACTTGAGCTTCAAACAACTGATGAATACATCTATCTTGTGGATAATCTGCCTGAGTATTGTTCCATTCCACTAATAATTGATGTAGCTCAGATTCGCTTAATAGCGGTAAGTCCGCGATTCGTTGTTCTGGATTCGCAACAATAGCTTCTAGCAGGTTTTGGAAATGTCCCATCATCCGATTAATCGTCGCTTCATCAAATAAATCTGTGCTGTAAATTACAAAACCGCTAATTCCTTCTGAGCTATTTACCCATAGGTTATTGTTGGGCGTTAGAGGAGATCCTTCTTTGTGCGATCGGTCCCACAAGTGAAACTCCAAATCAAACCGCGTTGTCTCGCTATTAAATTCCAGCGGACTTAGCGTTAACCCAGGTAATTCTAGCGCCGACATAGGCGCATTTTGTAGCGCAAACACAACCTGAAACAAGGGATTTTGATTTAAGTTCCGCTCAGGATGCAGTTCCTCGACCAACTTCTCAAAAGGCAAATCTTGGTGAGCATAGGCTCCCAAAGCTACCTCTTTGACTCGATTTAATAATTCTCTAAAACTTGGGTTTCCCGATAAGTCAGTACGCAGCACCAAACTATTGACAAAAAAGCCGATTAATCCTTCAATTTCACTGCGATTGCGATTAGCGATAGGCGAACCCACAGCAATATCTTCTTGCTGCGTATAGCGGTAGAGTAAAATCTGGAATGCTGCCAGCAGAGTCATGAACAAAGTTACCCCTTCCTGTTGGGAAAGAGCCTCTAACGCTTGACTTAAACTTTTCGGTAGTTGGACAATTTGCGTTGCACCTCGATAAGTTTGAACTGCTGGCATCGGTCTATCGGCAGGCAAATTTAGCATAGAAATGCCATTTAATTGTTGCCGCCAGTAAGCAAGTTGTGTTTCTAACACTTCCCCTTGCAACCACTCGCGCTGCCAGTGTGCAAAGTCAGCATATTGGATGGGTAATTGTGGCAGAGGTGAAGGCTTCTCGCTGGCGAAAGCTGTGTAAAGTGTGCCTATTTCTCTAATTAGCACTCCGATAGACCAACCATCGGAAATAATGTGGTGCATATTCAACAAGAGAATATGTTCTGCTTCATCCAACCGCAGTAATTTTACTCGCAGCAATGGGTTACTTGATAAATTGAAAGGGCGTTGAGCCTCCTGGGTAGTTAGCCGTCGCGCTTCCTTTTCTCGTTCTGCTTGTGGCAATTCCCGCAAATCTATTACTGGTAAGGATACTTTTAAGGCGACATTAATTGCCTGAACTGTTTGTCCTTCCATCGTTACAAAATTAGTGCGTAAAGCTTCGTGACGCTGCACAATTTCGTTAAAAGTTTGTTCCAGTGCCGCTAAGTTGAGCAAACCTAACAAACGCAATGCTGCCGGAACGTTATAGAAAGAATTGTTGGGTACTAATTGGTCAAGAAACCACAGCCGCTGTTGTGCAAAAGAGAGACGTATATTTCCATCCCGCGAGATAGATACAAGAGGTATAGAAGTAGTGTTATTAGTAGAATTAGCTGTCCTTAAAAAGGAAATAATTTCTGCTTTGCGCTGAGATATTTCTGCACGCAGTTCTGGTGTCAGAGTTCCTTCAGGGGCGTTGCAGCGAAGGCGAAGCTCCTCCGTATCTGCCCTGCTAACGCTCTCAAGAAATACATTAATATCTAGACTTCTAAGATAAGACAAAAACTCAACTATATTCAAAACCACACCTCTTATCTGAACATTAATCAAAGTGATATAGCGGTTCTCACCGACATGAGGTACGCCAGATTCTTTGAATCCCAAGGTTTTTGAGCTTTGGTATATACCTCATCTACCTGAGAAAGGCTATAGCTGTTATTTGCTAGTCGTCAACTGACCCAGGCGCTTTAATACACTCAGTACACCATACACATCATTCCCAGGATTAAAAATATAGAACATTTTAGACATGGCGTACTGCGGAGTCTGTTGTTTTACCAATTTGATAAACATGAAACTACCGCCATTTGTTAGCAACCCAAAGGTAAATTTATCTGAATCGGGATTTGCCAACATATAAGCTAGTAGCTGCGCTCTTCCTACTTCTAGAGAGAAAGCCGCCTGCTTGGACTCGATGACCGTTACCCAAAGTTGTTCAAATAAAGCCAGTACATCAATCTGTCCTTTGTACATTACTCCTTCATCCTCTGCTGAAATCTCCACAGATTTTTCGGAAGTTATGTGAAATGGAGATAGATAAAAATCTGCTAAATCTAACAGTGGAGATAGGACTACCATTTTGACAGTATTTTCGAGCATGGGAGGGTACTCAAGTAGATTGGAATAACTCTCCTTAACTCGATCGAGTCGCTGCTTTTCTAAATCGGTGATTTCTGGCAAGTTATCCTGCCACTCCCGAAAAAATTGATCGTCCTCAACTAGCTGGACTCCAAATCTTGCTCTTAAGTCACGCAGGGTGACGTTTTTAGCTCGCAGTGTTTGAACCATAATTTAGAATTCCACCTCTTCTCGCGTATTTATTGTAGTTGTAGTGCTATCCAGACCTTTCGCTGCCCAAGACATTGTTTCAATATACCTCGCCAAACTAGCCACAGTCGGTGCCTCAAACAAGTTGCGTACAGGCAACTCTATTTGGAAGGCGTCGCGTATGCGGGAAGTTAGCTGAGTCGCTAGCAAGGAATGACCGCCCAATTCAAAGAAGTTGTCGTGGACACCTATCTGCTGCCTACCCAAAATCTTACTCCAAATTTCTACTAGCACCTCTTCGACAGAAGTCCGAGGTGCGACATAATTTTCTTCGATCTCAATACTCAGCGTATCTATCGCAGGTAAGGCACGGCGATCGACTTTACCATTGGGCGTCAGCGGTAGGGACTCCAGCACCACATACGCTGAAGGCATCATGTATTCTGGTAACTTTTCTTTCAGAAATTGGCGTAGGTCAATCGATTTTGGATTTCGGATTTCGGATTTTGGATTAATTAGTTTGTTTTCAGGAACAATATAAGCCACCAAATACTTATCACCAGGGATGTCTTCCCTAACGATCGCCACCGCATCTCTCACTGCTGGATGTTGATTTAGCACCGCTTCAATCTCTCCCAATTCGATGCGAAAGCCGCGAATTTTTACTTGTTCGTCGAAGCGACCTAAAAACTCAATATTGCCGTCTGCTAAATAGCGAGCTAAATCACCTGTTTTATAAAGACGGACTCCTTGGAGAAACCCGGTTTTTTGGAGAAAGCGGGTTTCTGGTAACGAAATGAAGCGATCGGCAGTTAAATCAGAGCAATTGAGATATTCTCGCGCCAGTCCATCACCGCCGATGTATAACTCGCCTGTCGCGCCGATAGGTACTGGCTGTAAATGGGAATCTAGGAGATAAATCTGCGTGTTTGTAATGGGGCGACCAATGGGTATAGATGTGGCTGATTCTGGTACGTCTTGCACGCAGTAATAAGAAGAAAATGTTGTATTTTCTGTAGGGCCATAAACATGAATTAATTGCTTTGGCGAACCATTTTTGATAACTTTTTTAACCCACCTGGGATCGACAGCTTCGCCTCCGAATAGCAAGTATCTTAACGAAACGAAAGCTTGCGGAACATCTCTGGCGATCTGTTGGAATAAGGCGGTGGTCAAAAATAGGACGCTGATGCCTTTTTGGCGGAGTTGTAATGCCAAATCGTGAGGCGAGAGCGTGACATCTCTACTAATTCCAACGAGTTGAGCGCCGTTAAGCAATGCTCCCCAAATCTCGAATGTTGCTGCATCGAAGGAAGTGTTGGAAACTTGGGCAATTTTATCATAAGATGCTAATTTTATATAATTTGTGTTGCACACTAACCGATTTACAGCTTTATGAGTTACAGCAACTCCCTTGGGTTTTCCTGTAGAGCCAGAGGTGTAGATTACATATGCTAGGTTGTCGCTTGTGACGGCGGCGTTCGGCGTTTCTTTGCTTTCTCGATCGATAATTTCGCAGTCTTTATCCAAGTTAACTAAGGAGTGCGAAAAGTTGTCAAAATGCTCTGCTAATTTCTCTTGGGTTAGCAACACTTTAACTTGTGCATTTTCCAGCATGAAATTTATGCGATCGCACGGATAGCTAGGGTCTAATGGCACATAAGCTCCTCCCGCTTTCAAGATACCCAGCAACCCCACAATCATTTCGACAGAAGGCTCGACGCAAATGCCAACTAAAACTTCCGCACCAACTCCCAAGTTTTGTAAGTAATGCGCTAATTGATTGCTGCGAATATTTAACTCCCGGTAGGTAGTTTCCTTGTGTTCAAATACAACTGCTATATTATCGTAATTCTGCTTTACCTGTTCTTCAAATAACTGATGTATACATTTAGATTGAGGATAATCAGCCTGGGTATCGTTCCATTCAATTAACACCTGATGCAACTCGGCTTCGCTCAACAACGGTAAATTTGCGATTTTTTGTTCTGGATTTCCAACAATACCTTCTAGCAGTGTTTTAAAATGTCCCAACATCCCGGCAATAGTGGCTTTATCAAATAGATCCGTGTTGTAAACCACTACGCCTCTAATACCCTCAGAATCCTGCCATTCTCCTCCCCATAGGCTTCGGAAATCCTCCGAACACTTCCACAAGTGCAACTCCAGATCGAAGCGCGTTGTTTTAAAGTCAATATTCATGAAGCTAGGCACTAATCCAGGCAATTCTAGCGCCGACATTGGCGCATTCTCGAAACCAAAAACCACTTGGAATAGCGGATGTCGATTTAAATTTCTTTCGGGATGCAATTCCTCAACTAGCTTTTCAAAAGGCAAATCTTGGTGGCTGTATGCGCCTAACGTTACTTCTCTTACTCTGCCGAGCAGTTCTCGAAAAGTTGGGTTTCCAGATAAGTTGGTGCGTAGTACCAAACTATTGACAAAAAAACCAATTAATCCTTCAATTTCGCTCATATTTCGGTTGGCAATTGGCGAACCTACCGCTATATCTTCCTGATTGGTGTAGCGGTAAAGCAATGTCTGAAATGCTGCTAGTAGGGTCATGAATAAGGTGACACTTTCTTGTTGGGAAAGAGTTTCTAAAGCATCGCTTAACTTTTTCGGTAACTCTAAAAATTCTGTCGTTCCTCGATAGCTTTGTATAGCAGGTTTCGATTTGTCGGTAAGCAGATTTAGCGTGGAAATACCGTTTAATTGCTGCCGCCAGTAAGTTAATTGGGTTTCCAATATTTGCCCTGGTAACCATTCGCGTTGCCAGTGGGAAAAGTCCGCGTATTGGAGAGGTAATTCTTGCAGAGGAGAAGGCTGTTTTTGTGCAAAAGCTGTGTAGATTGTCCCCAGTTCTCGAATTAGCACCCCTATAGACCAATCATCGCAGATAATATGGTGCATATTCAGCAATAAAATATGTTCTGTCTCTTCCAGCTTAAGTACCATCACTCGCAGTAATGGCCCACTGGACAAATCGAAAGGTCGATCGCATTCTCCGGTGACGATGCGCTTTGCTTCAGCCTCCCGTTCATCTTTTGTCAACTGCCGCAAGTCTAATATAGGTAGAGATATGTTTAAAGTGGGAGCAATTACCTGCACGGGTTGCCCCTCTGCGATCGCAAATCTGGTACGCAAGGCTTCGTGGCGGCGTACAATTTCATTGAAAGTTCGTTCTAAGGCGGTTATATTGAGCGAACCTGTCAAGCGAATTGCTGTCGGTACGTTATAAAAGGTATTGCCCGGAACCAACCGATCGATAAACCACAATCGCTGCTGGGCAAAAGATGCAGGAAAAATGAATACATCCTCTTCTTGAGGAAGATTGACTTTTTCTTCAGTATCTGTAATTGAATCGTCATAAAAATCTGGCATAATTTCGCTTTTGTTTCTCCGATCTTAAAGGATAGCTACTGATGACAGTTTCTGGTTGTATCTGGGATGCTCCACCAGCAGATTTTACATTGTCGAGTAATGATATTCATATCTGGTCTGCTTGTATTGACTTACCCAGTCTACGGGTTCAGCAGCTAGCACAAATCCTCTCTGAGGATGAGCTAAAGAGGGCCGAGAGATTTTACTTTGAGCAGCATAGAAACCGTTTCATAGCTCGTCGTGGAATTCTCAGAACGATTTTGAGTCGCTATTTGGATAGATCGCCAAATGAGTTGGAATTTAATTATGGTTCTCGCGGCAAACCTGCACTGGCGGAAACCTGCGGTGGGGATAGACTGCGGTTTAATTTATCTGACTCTCATGGATTTGCTCTATATGCGGTGACGTGCGATCGCAATCTCGGTATCGACATCGAACAAATCCGTCCCATTGACGATGCCGAACAAATTGCCAAACGTTTCTTTTCCTCCCAAGAATATGGTGTACTGCGCGACCTCGATCGCAGTCAACAACAAGCAGCATTTTATAATTGCTGGACTCGCAAAGAAGCTTATGTGAAAGCAATTGGAGATGGATTAAGTTTACCCCTGGATGGATTTGATGTTTCCTTATCTCCAGGAGAACCAGCTAAGCTACTTAGTATCAAAAGCGATACCGAATCAGCTGCTAATTGGTTGCTTCAAGATTTTACCCCTGTGACTGGCTATGTCGCTGCTCTTGCCGTAGAAGGTTTTGGTTTTAATATCAGCTGCTGGCAGTGGCTGGAGGAGTGAAAATCGGCTCTTCCGTATTTACTATGTTTTTGTTCAGTTAAGAACATTTTTATTGATTTTCTCATCTGCTCCTCTGCTCAAATAGCATAGTAAGTACGGAAGACCTATTTTTGTGGGTGCAGTTACGTTTTTTTTGTTCATGTGGAGTCATTAGTATTTTAAATCATAAAAATCATAGCTTTTATAAAAAAAAGTTAAAGAAATTACAAGTTACTGAGGGCGTCTATGGTAAAGTAACTCCTGTAAACGAGCAACTAAAAAAAACCATGACCAAATCCAGCATAAAGCTACCCAGCGGTGAACTTACCGTTTTCGCAAAAGAGGAAAAAAACCTTCCTAGCTTGACCAACCAATCTGACAAAACGATAACATTGAAAATTCAAGCTGAGGGAAAGTGGAGTTACGGAGGTAAAGACGCATTCGCCAGTCAAGTGGATGGCGATGGCAATACGGCGCAGACCGGACGAAATCCATATATGCGTTTCCCAGACGTAACGCCAGCGGCACTGGTGGCGGTAATTGATGGCAAACCTGTGGGAAGCGGCAAGGAACATACGATCGAGATCCCACCAGGCAAGACTGTATCGTTTATAAACAATGACCAACCGGGTGTGTACGGTGACAACAGTGGCAGTCTCACGATTAAGTGGTCTATTGCCAGCATCAAGAACGGTAACGGTTCTACTTCAACTAAAGAAGAATCTATTGTCTCTGGCCCTGACAATAAAACCTTTCCCCTACCTAGCGGCGAACTTATTGTTTTCGCAACTGAAGAAGAAAACCTTCCCAGCTTGATTAACGAATCGGACAAAAAAATAACATTAAAAATTCAAGCTGAGGGAACGTGGAACTACGGGTGGAGCGACAACAACGCCCCGATCGCTAACATGGTAGATGCCAATGGCAATCCGGCGAATACGGGGCGAGAACCATATATGCGTTTCCAAGGCATAACGCCAGCAGCACTGGTGGCGGTAAAAGACGATCGAGCTGTTGCTAACGGCAAGGAACAGACAGTTGAACTCAATCCTGGCGAAACCGTATCGTTCATCAACAATGACCAACAATACATATACTTTGACAACAGTGGCAGTCAAACCGTTAAGTGGTCAATTTTGAGCGTCAATTAATCGGATAGCTTACCCCACCCCCTCACCCCCTCCCCGCAACAGGGAGGGGGAAAATTTAGAGGCTCTTCCAGCACTCCCACACCCCACACCCTAAGCAACTTGAGAAATAGTAACTAGCGGTTTAGGTTGAGGTAAAGGTTTACCGTCTTGTTGATATTCTTCAACGAGTAATTCCAAAACTTCTTGAGCGTTGCTTAAAGCTTCTTGATATGTATCTCCGTGAGTGTGAAATTGTTGAGTAGGAAACTCTGGTAAATGGACTAAATAACATCCATCTTCTTCACTCCATTGGATCACAATAGTATAAGGTAATTTCATTCTTCTGACTCCTTTTCTTGAATTTTTTGTAATTTAGCTAATTTTTGATTAACTTCTTTTTCTAAATATGCTTTAGCATCATCCCCATCTTTACCTGAAATGGTGATCGGATCGCCTGGTAATAAAGTATGATACCAACGACTATGACTTCCTTTGGCTGAACGATAGACAAAACCTGCTTTTAAAAGTAAACTTTTGAGATCTCTAATTTTTTTAGGCATAGTCAAAGAAGATATTGTTCATCTGTTTGGTTGCCTTCAATTTCCAGAAGAGTTGGGTATTGATTATTTTAGCAGATTTATTAGCGATCGCACTCCCAAACTCGCACATATCCAAAGTGCGATCGCATTTTCTCTTTTGCCGAGACTTGACTTCGATCCGAATACTCGTATATCATTAATATAACTGTAGTTACAAATATTAAACGACCATTACTGCTATCTATCTAACTTAACCATTGACTATTACCTAATGCTAGGCAAAAACATAGAAAACTTCAAGTGCAACCTCATGTCACCTTTACAAACAAAAGAAAAAGGTATTCCGAATAAGCGAAAGAAAAAAGCTTTCTGCACTTCCTTAAAACGCAGGCACAAAACTTTAAATTATAAGAGAAACGTTCCTGTAACTTATGAGGATGAGTCTCTGGCGCTGTCCGAACGCGATAGTCGATTTTTCATATCTGTGATGGAAAATCTGCCTGCACCTTCAGAAGCGTTCCTCTCAATTTTTGAATAGTGTATCTAGTAGGTCTGGCACAGAAGTGACTCACGGAAGACTAAATATTGATTTTGCTAAGCAGGGTAAGCATATCCCCGGTCATCCAAATTATATCCCTGGTAAAAGCATATTAACCCATCCAGATCCGCAAGAGCTCATCAATCGTTTTGCGGGAACGGGACAACCTCTCAAAGGTACTTTTGGACAACCAGGATTTAAAGAGCGTGTGGATTTTGGCGAAATTATTGGAGAGTACATCGATCCTAGTGCCGGAGTTGCTACACTAACATCAAAGGGAATCTTGCACTATTCCCAAGCAGGAGTTCACATCGTTCCAGCGAGGCCGTGAAATTATGCAGATAGTTGAAATGCGAGCTAGGGTAATTTTATCAGTTCAAAGAGCGCTTCTGGGAGAAGTTTCACCAGCACTTCGCGGCGTAACGGTGGGATGGGATGAAAAAAGTATCGCGATCTTTTGTTATTTCGATGGTTTTATATCTGAGGAAGAACGAGAAGCCATGTCATGCGTTGAGACAGAAGTAATGGCTGATTTTCCAGCAGACATTCAGATTGATTTAGATATAATTCAGTGCGATGCACCCCATGAAATGAAGTTGCTGGATGTTTGGGTTTATCGCAGACGTGAAACTTTGCCTAAATTAACAAATATGCCAATTTTTAAGCAATTTAAATTTAATGGGATTTTCAAACAAGCTAATGCC of Argonema galeatum A003/A1 contains these proteins:
- a CDS encoding type II toxin-antitoxin system HicB family antitoxin, which produces MKLPYTIVIQWSEEDGCYLVHLPEFPTQQFHTHGDTYQEALSNAQEVLELLVEEYQQDGKPLPQPKPLVTISQVA
- a CDS encoding LecA/PA-IL family lectin, which codes for MTKSSIKLPSGELTVFAKEEKNLPSLTNQSDKTITLKIQAEGKWSYGGKDAFASQVDGDGNTAQTGRNPYMRFPDVTPAALVAVIDGKPVGSGKEHTIEIPPGKTVSFINNDQPGVYGDNSGSLTIKWSIASIKNGNGSTSTKEESIVSGPDNKTFPLPSGELIVFATEEENLPSLINESDKKITLKIQAEGTWNYGWSDNNAPIANMVDANGNPANTGREPYMRFQGITPAALVAVKDDRAVANGKEQTVELNPGETVSFINNDQQYIYFDNSGSQTVKWSILSVN
- a CDS encoding 4'-phosphopantetheinyl transferase family protein, with product MTVSGCIWDAPPADFTLSSNDIHIWSACIDLPSLRVQQLAQILSEDELKRAERFYFEQHRNRFIARRGILRTILSRYLDRSPNELEFNYGSRGKPALAETCGGDRLRFNLSDSHGFALYAVTCDRNLGIDIEQIRPIDDAEQIAKRFFSSQEYGVLRDLDRSQQQAAFYNCWTRKEAYVKAIGDGLSLPLDGFDVSLSPGEPAKLLSIKSDTESAANWLLQDFTPVTGYVAALAVEGFGFNISCWQWLEE
- a CDS encoding non-ribosomal peptide synthetase, which codes for MPDFYDDSITDTEEKVNLPQEEDVFIFPASFAQQRLWFIDRLVPGNTFYNVPTAIRLTGSLNITALERTFNEIVRRHEALRTRFAIAEGQPVQVIAPTLNISLPILDLRQLTKDEREAEAKRIVTGECDRPFDLSSGPLLRVMVLKLEETEHILLLNMHHIICDDWSIGVLIRELGTIYTAFAQKQPSPLQELPLQYADFSHWQREWLPGQILETQLTYWRQQLNGISTLNLLTDKSKPAIQSYRGTTEFLELPKKLSDALETLSQQESVTLFMTLLAAFQTLLYRYTNQEDIAVGSPIANRNMSEIEGLIGFFVNSLVLRTNLSGNPTFRELLGRVREVTLGAYSHQDLPFEKLVEELHPERNLNRHPLFQVVFGFENAPMSALELPGLVPSFMNIDFKTTRFDLELHLWKCSEDFRSLWGGEWQDSEGIRGVVVYNTDLFDKATIAGMLGHFKTLLEGIVGNPEQKIANLPLLSEAELHQVLIEWNDTQADYPQSKCIHQLFEEQVKQNYDNIAVVFEHKETTYRELNIRSNQLAHYLQNLGVGAEVLVGICVEPSVEMIVGLLGILKAGGAYVPLDPSYPCDRINFMLENAQVKVLLTQEKLAEHFDNFSHSLVNLDKDCEIIDRESKETPNAAVTSDNLAYVIYTSGSTGKPKGVAVTHKAVNRLVCNTNYIKLASYDKIAQVSNTSFDAATFEIWGALLNGAQLVGISRDVTLSPHDLALQLRQKGISVLFLTTALFQQIARDVPQAFVSLRYLLFGGEAVDPRWVKKVIKNGSPKQLIHVYGPTENTTFSSYYCVQDVPESATSIPIGRPITNTQIYLLDSHLQPVPIGATGELYIGGDGLAREYLNCSDLTADRFISLPETRFLQKTGFLQGVRLYKTGDLARYLADGNIEFLGRFDEQVKIRGFRIELGEIEAVLNQHPAVRDAVAIVREDIPGDKYLVAYIVPENKLINPKSEIRNPKSIDLRQFLKEKLPEYMMPSAYVVLESLPLTPNGKVDRRALPAIDTLSIEIEENYVAPRTSVEEVLVEIWSKILGRQQIGVHDNFFELGGHSLLATQLTSRIRDAFQIELPVRNLFEAPTVASLARYIETMSWAAKGLDSTTTTINTREEVEF
- a CDS encoding non-ribosomal peptide synthetase — its product is MNIVEFLSYLRSLDINVFLESVSRADTEELRLRCNAPEGTLTPELRAEISQRKAEIISFLRTANSTNNTTSIPLVSISRDGNIRLSFAQQRLWFLDQLVPNNSFYNVPAALRLLGLLNLAALEQTFNEIVQRHEALRTNFVTMEGQTVQAINVALKVSLPVIDLRELPQAEREKEARRLTTQEAQRPFNLSSNPLLRVKLLRLDEAEHILLLNMHHIISDGWSIGVLIREIGTLYTAFASEKPSPLPQLPIQYADFAHWQREWLQGEVLETQLAYWRQQLNGISMLNLPADRPMPAVQTYRGATQIVQLPKSLSQALEALSQQEGVTLFMTLLAAFQILLYRYTQQEDIAVGSPIANRNRSEIEGLIGFFVNSLVLRTDLSGNPSFRELLNRVKEVALGAYAHQDLPFEKLVEELHPERNLNQNPLFQVVFALQNAPMSALELPGLTLSPLEFNSETTRFDLEFHLWDRSHKEGSPLTPNNNLWVNSSEGISGFVIYSTDLFDEATINRMMGHFQNLLEAIVANPEQRIADLPLLSESELHQLLVEWNNTQADYPQDRCIHQLFEAQVEQNPDALALVFGDKTLTYRELNIRSNKLAHYLQKLGVGAEVLVGLCVDRAELSLDMVIGMLGILKAGGAYLPLDPSYPPERLNLMIEDAQVPVLLTHKRWIERLGKQNSSIICLDKDWETITQESENNPRSKVTANNLAYVIYTSGSTGKPKGVQIEHRSLLNLVFWHQKAFAVSPRDRTTQIAGVAFDACAWEIWPYLSAGASIHFADDEIRRSPSQLRDWLVSKAITITFLPTPLAEKVLSLDWPNNAALRILLTGGDKLNQYPSPSHPFEVVNNYGPTENTVVTTSGVVPVTKQADVAPAIGRPIANTQVYVLDGNLQPLPIGIPGELYIAGDGLARGYLNRPELTETRFLEETGFLPGTRLYKTGDLVRYRKDGNIEFLGRTDDQVKIRGYRIELGEIEVILNQHPAVLQTTVINRQDTGENLLVAYVALNAEYNSEKEQTQLPNEQVLQWQMLYDETYNQPAGDSDPTFNIVGWNSSYTNQPIPAEQMREWLNNQVAQILALQPSRVLEIGCGTGLILFRIAPQCTKYWGTDFSPASLNYIQHQLANLELPHVTLLQKMGTDFEGIEAEAFDAVILNSVVQYFPNIDYLVQVIENAIKATASGGLIFIGDVRSLPLLPAFHASVQLYQAEPFTTREQLQQQVQMQMFQETELVIDPGFFRALKQQFPQISNVQIQLIRGRHHNELTQFRYNAILYIGAEIDIRRTPPQPSPPRGGSRSILASGSEIDPRRTPPQPSPPRGESRSILASPRGGGTEEDRGENILTSPRGGGTEGDRGELWSILTSPRGGGTEGGSIQLLNWHENNLTVSTVRQLLIDNQPEILGITNIPNARVMAAVKTAEWLSGAEEFKRAKQMREALEKFQNWGIDPEDWYTLNVPYSIDISWSDSGAEGCYDVVFVREDVTRSIPVVQQVERLRPWQFYANNPLQAKAARKLVPQLQTYLAEKLPEYMVPSAFVVLESLPLTANGKVDRRALPAFDPIKPELAGGYVAAQTPVEEVLVKIWAEVLGVKRVGIHDNFFELGGHSLMATQLISRVRDAFKVELPLRSVFEAPTIGELSKVVESFKDTNDKSKAPPLVPVSRESRRMKLSSLNPQSKNT
- a CDS encoding restriction endonuclease subunit R, translating into MVQTLRAKNVTLRDLRARFGVQLVEDDQFFREWQDNLPEITDLEKQRLDRVKESYSNLLEYPPMLENTVKMVVLSPLLDLADFYLSPFHITSEKSVEISAEDEGVMYKGQIDVLALFEQLWVTVIESKQAAFSLEVGRAQLLAYMLANPDSDKFTFGLLTNGGSFMFIKLVKQQTPQYAMSKMFYIFNPGNDVYGVLSVLKRLGQLTTSK
- a CDS encoding type II toxin-antitoxin system HicA family toxin, which produces MPKKIRDLKSLLLKAGFVYRSAKGSHSRWYHTLLPGDPITISGKDGDDAKAYLEKEVNQKLAKLQKIQEKESEE
- a CDS encoding polymorphic toxin type 50 domain-containing protein, translating into MTHGRLNIDFAKQGKHIPGHPNYIPGKSILTHPDPQELINRFAGTGQPLKGTFGQPGFKERVDFGEIIGEYIDPSAGVATLTSKGILHYSQAGVHIVPARP